Proteins encoded by one window of Blautia faecicola:
- the queF gene encoding preQ(1) synthase, whose product MREKENLTLLGNQQTEYSMDYNPSVLEAFQNKHPENDYFVKFNCPEFTSLCPITGQPDFATITISYVPDERLVESKSLKLYLFSFRNHGDFHEDVINIIMKDLVSLLEPKYIEVWGKFLPRGGLSIDPYCNYGKPGTDWEKVAWNRMSNHDMFPEKVDNR is encoded by the coding sequence ATGAGAGAAAAAGAAAATTTAACATTATTGGGAAATCAGCAAACAGAGTACAGTATGGATTACAATCCATCTGTATTAGAGGCATTTCAGAATAAACATCCTGAAAATGATTATTTTGTCAAGTTTAACTGCCCTGAATTTACAAGTCTGTGTCCGATTACCGGACAGCCGGACTTTGCAACGATCACAATTTCTTATGTTCCGGATGAACGTCTTGTGGAGAGTAAATCCTTGAAATTATATTTGTTCTCGTTTAGAAATCATGGAGACTTTCACGAAGATGTGATCAACATAATCATGAAGGATCTGGTCAGTCTTCTTGAACCGAAATATATAGAAGTCTGGGGTAAATTTCTCCCAAGAGGAGGATTGTCCATTGATCCGTATTGTAATTACGGAAAGCCGGGTACGGATTGGGAAAAGGTTGCCTGGAACCGCATGAGTAATCATGATATGTTCCCGGAGAAGGTTGACAATCGGTGA
- a CDS encoding MerR family transcriptional regulator encodes MAGEEYCISAGAFARMCQTTRDTLRYYEKQGILVPKKSEKNGYHYYSYAQISSYYFISTFRGLGCSVEDIKEYLLGGEEVRFDGFVDRQYAALLMQQRELERRIGIIGNTRKLLEQIRKNDTGKPELYEQPEIFRLKVTKVLSDPATSFSEISTDIHRHLKECAHPGIQAFPMGASIGREDFQKEQYVYREVFSFADAQASGPGIRELPGRLTIVMVCREKDGDIRLAYQKIRNYLKEQALQLSSDLYSLSIVNVIDPNAERKYLKYIIACVEPVKSISERYRGLKITRK; translated from the coding sequence ATGGCGGGAGAGGAATATTGCATCAGCGCGGGAGCATTTGCCAGGATGTGTCAGACGACGAGAGACACGCTGCGTTATTATGAAAAACAGGGGATCCTGGTGCCGAAGAAAAGTGAGAAAAACGGGTATCACTATTACAGCTATGCGCAGATCAGCTCCTATTATTTTATCAGTACCTTTCGTGGACTGGGATGTTCGGTGGAGGATATAAAAGAATATCTGCTTGGCGGGGAAGAAGTGCGTTTTGACGGTTTTGTTGACCGGCAGTACGCGGCGCTTCTGATGCAGCAAAGAGAGCTGGAGCGGCGGATCGGAATTATCGGAAATACAAGAAAACTGCTGGAACAGATCCGGAAGAATGATACAGGAAAGCCGGAACTGTATGAGCAGCCGGAGATTTTTCGATTAAAGGTAACAAAAGTACTCTCAGATCCGGCGACTTCTTTCAGCGAGATTTCCACAGACATTCACAGACATCTGAAAGAATGTGCTCATCCCGGAATACAAGCCTTTCCTATGGGAGCGTCGATCGGACGGGAGGATTTCCAGAAAGAACAGTATGTGTATAGGGAAGTTTTCAGCTTTGCGGACGCACAGGCATCTGGCCCGGGCATCCGCGAGCTTCCTGGCAGACTTACGATTGTGATGGTCTGCCGGGAGAAAGACGGAGATATCCGGCTTGCCTACCAGAAGATCCGAAATTATCTGAAAGAGCAGGCACTGCAGCTTAGTTCGGATCTTTACAGCCTCAGTATTGTGAATGTCATCGATCCGAATGCGGAACGAAAATACCTGAAATATATCATCGCCTGCGTCGAACCGGTAAAATCAATATCTGAAAGGTATAGAGGGTTAAAAATAACCCGAAAATAA
- a CDS encoding CvpA family protein, with protein MSWLTFVLLALVLIFAIQGFRKGLLRMVISMVFFLMVLGVTSWLNPYISDFVREHTSWQSGIEEKCNQILLEQLEGREDLQSITGQVSYIEELPLPQTVKDKLTENNNTEIYQRLAVETFADYLGKYLSYTIINGICFLISFVIATILMYMILYAVDILTALPVIGTLNRIGGICIGCVQGILWVWVIFLVITILCNTQVGIYLQGQIQADPILTWIYDHNLLTEVVLRIFGS; from the coding sequence ATGAGTTGGCTGACATTTGTATTACTTGCGCTGGTATTGATCTTTGCGATCCAGGGTTTTCGAAAGGGACTGCTTCGGATGGTGATATCCATGGTCTTCTTTTTGATGGTTCTTGGCGTAACCTCCTGGCTGAATCCCTATATCAGCGATTTTGTCCGGGAACATACCAGCTGGCAGAGCGGTATTGAAGAAAAATGCAACCAGATCCTTCTGGAACAGCTGGAAGGCAGGGAGGATCTGCAAAGCATCACGGGACAGGTATCCTATATAGAAGAACTGCCGCTCCCGCAGACAGTAAAAGACAAACTGACGGAAAATAACAATACGGAGATCTATCAGCGCCTGGCGGTGGAAACATTCGCGGATTATCTGGGAAAATACCTTTCTTATACGATCATCAATGGTATCTGTTTTCTGATCTCCTTTGTGATCGCTACGATTCTGATGTATATGATCCTGTATGCGGTTGATATTCTGACAGCACTTCCGGTGATCGGAACACTCAACCGGATCGGCGGCATCTGTATTGGCTGTGTGCAGGGAATACTCTGGGTTTGGGTGATCTTTCTGGTCATAACAATCCTGTGCAATACACAGGTCGGAATCTATCTGCAGGGACAGATCCAGGCAGATCCGATCCTTACCTGGATCTACGATCACAATCTGCTGACGGAAGTGGTATTGCGGATCTTTGGATCATAA
- a CDS encoding aldehyde dehydrogenase: MQKQDIETILASQRKFFATGKTLPISWRLEQLKKLRASMLRHEEDLYGALKKDLGKSRMESYMCEIGLTLSELTWMEKHIRRLTHEKRVPTPLAQFAARSFQSPTPYGTVLIMSPWNYPVLLTLEPLIDALAAGNTVIVKPSAYAPATSAVMEMIIRETYPPEYVCMITGGRQENQALLTQRFDKIFFTGGKTVGREVLRHAAEYLTPVTLELGGKSPCIVDSTAKIPLAARRIVFGKYLNCGQTCVAPDYILCDVSIKDALLAAIQKEITRQFGDRPLDNPDYGKIINQKHFERILGLIAKEKIICGGESDPSTLRIAPTVLTDVSWDDPVMGEEIFGPILPVLTYSSLDEAIRIVESHPHPLALYFFSEDKKAQKKVLDLCHFGGGCINDTIIHLATSAMPFGGVGESGMGGYHGVEGFKTFSHTRSIVDKKTWMDLPIRYQEYVGWKEKLLRMFLR; encoded by the coding sequence ATGCAGAAACAGGACATCGAGACTATACTGGCATCTCAGCGTAAGTTCTTCGCCACCGGAAAGACTCTGCCGATCTCCTGGCGTCTCGAACAGCTGAAAAAATTAAGAGCTTCTATGCTTCGCCACGAAGAGGATCTGTACGGAGCATTGAAAAAAGATCTGGGAAAAAGCCGGATGGAAAGTTATATGTGTGAGATCGGACTGACCCTTTCTGAACTGACCTGGATGGAAAAGCATATCCGCAGGCTGACCCATGAAAAACGGGTTCCAACCCCACTGGCACAGTTCGCCGCAAGAAGTTTTCAGTCCCCGACACCGTACGGCACGGTTCTGATCATGAGTCCATGGAATTATCCGGTACTCCTGACACTGGAACCTCTGATTGACGCACTGGCCGCCGGCAATACCGTCATCGTCAAACCAAGTGCCTACGCACCAGCTACAAGTGCTGTGATGGAAATGATCATAAGAGAGACTTACCCTCCGGAATATGTCTGTATGATCACTGGCGGCCGTCAGGAAAACCAGGCCTTGCTTACACAGCGTTTTGATAAAATCTTTTTTACCGGCGGCAAAACCGTAGGCCGTGAAGTGCTCCGCCACGCCGCAGAGTATCTGACTCCGGTTACCCTCGAACTCGGCGGAAAAAGCCCGTGTATCGTGGATTCCACCGCAAAGATTCCATTAGCTGCCAGACGTATCGTCTTTGGAAAATACTTAAATTGCGGGCAGACCTGTGTAGCCCCGGATTATATCCTCTGTGATGTTTCCATCAAAGATGCCTTGCTTGCAGCAATTCAGAAAGAAATTACCAGACAGTTTGGAGATCGTCCGTTGGACAATCCGGATTACGGAAAAATTATCAACCAAAAACATTTTGAACGGATCCTTGGTCTGATCGCAAAAGAAAAAATAATCTGTGGTGGTGAATCAGATCCTTCTACTCTTCGCATCGCACCAACCGTCCTCACCGATGTTTCCTGGGACGATCCGGTCATGGGGGAAGAGATCTTCGGACCGATTCTTCCGGTGCTGACATATTCCTCTCTGGATGAGGCGATCCGCATCGTAGAATCTCACCCCCATCCACTGGCATTATATTTCTTCAGCGAAGACAAAAAAGCGCAGAAAAAAGTACTGGATCTGTGTCACTTCGGCGGCGGCTGCATCAACGATACCATCATCCATCTTGCTACCAGCGCCATGCCATTTGGCGGTGTCGGTGAGAGCGGAATGGGGGGATACCACGGCGTGGAAGGCTTCAAAACCTTCAGTCACACCCGCAGCATTGTCGACAAGAAAACCTGGATGGATCTTCCGATCCGGTATCAGGAGTATGTAGGATGGAAAGAGAAATTGTTGCGGATGTTTCTGCGATAG
- the speE gene encoding polyamine aminopropyltransferase codes for MELWFSDYHTEKVKVSVKVQKQLFGLQTEFQRIDVFDSDEFGRFLSADGSIVFSEKDEFIYDEMVVHIPMAVHPNVKHVLVIGGGDGGVARELGHYKEIETIDVVEPDRVFVEVCKEYFPDNACGLSDPRVTVYYEDGLRFLRSKQNMYDLIINDAIDPLGHNAGLFTKEFYGNCYRALKEDGIMVYQHGSPFYDEDEESCRVMHRKASHSFPVSRVYQAHIPTCSSGYWLFGFASKKYHPLDDLNVKRWKERKIKTWYYTTNLHKGAFMLPKYVEDMLEEEEK; via the coding sequence ATGGAATTATGGTTTTCGGATTACCATACAGAAAAAGTAAAAGTTTCTGTAAAGGTACAAAAGCAGCTGTTCGGGCTGCAGACGGAATTTCAGCGGATCGATGTATTTGATTCGGATGAATTTGGCCGTTTTTTAAGTGCAGACGGAAGCATTGTATTTTCAGAGAAGGATGAATTTATCTACGATGAAATGGTCGTACATATTCCGATGGCTGTTCATCCCAATGTGAAGCATGTGCTGGTGATCGGTGGAGGAGACGGCGGCGTGGCAAGAGAACTGGGACATTACAAAGAGATTGAGACCATTGATGTGGTGGAACCGGATCGGGTGTTTGTGGAAGTCTGTAAAGAATACTTTCCGGATAATGCCTGCGGACTGTCAGATCCACGGGTAACGGTCTATTATGAAGACGGATTGCGATTTCTGCGAAGCAAACAAAATATGTACGATCTGATCATCAATGACGCAATCGATCCACTGGGACATAATGCAGGATTATTTACCAAAGAATTCTACGGAAACTGTTACCGGGCTCTAAAGGAAGACGGGATCATGGTTTATCAGCATGGCAGTCCGTTTTATGATGAGGACGAAGAATCCTGCCGGGTCATGCACAGGAAGGCCAGTCACAGCTTTCCCGTCAGCAGAGTGTATCAGGCACATATACCAACCTGCTCTTCCGGATACTGGCTGTTTGGATTTGCTTCCAAAAAATATCATCCCCTGGATGATCTGAATGTAAAACGATGGAAAGAACGGAAAATCAAGACCTGGTATTATACCACGAATCTTCATAAGGGAGCCTTTATGCTTCCGAAGTATGTGGAAGATATGCTGGAAGAAGAAGAAAAGTAA
- a CDS encoding iron-containing alcohol dehydrogenase — translation MHTLKKLYCRCFQISFRAALPLMPYREPKLIDGFSGVSKVLRKHNITRLLLVTDPGVYSLGLTTPLEQILKKAGITCIVYKDTVANPTSANVEDAKNLYLKKHCQALLAFGGGSSMDCAKGVGARLARPNKSLAKMEGILHVMHKLPLLIAVPTTAGTGSETTLAAVITDADTHHKYAINDFSLIPHYAVLEPEVTVGLPAQLTATTGMDALTHAIEAYIGHSTTKQTRKAAIEAIQLIFQYLPVAYKNGKNRTARKEMLRASYLAGTAFTKSYVGYVHAVAHSLGGQYGIPHGLANSVLLPIVLEAYGSAAHKKLAHLARITKLSSSPDDTTAANAFIAHIRKMNASMNIPTTLAGIRDEDIPKLARYADKEANPLYPVPILWDDKQLALMYHLVQENKEKENNSHAETGHRDYTGISA, via the coding sequence ATGCATACATTAAAGAAACTTTACTGTCGTTGTTTTCAGATCAGTTTTCGCGCTGCCCTGCCGCTGATGCCGTACCGGGAACCGAAGCTGATCGATGGATTTTCCGGTGTTTCGAAAGTTTTGCGGAAACATAACATTACCAGGCTTCTTCTTGTCACGGATCCGGGTGTGTATTCTCTTGGACTGACTACACCGCTGGAACAGATTTTGAAAAAAGCCGGGATCACCTGTATCGTCTACAAAGATACGGTGGCCAATCCTACTTCTGCCAACGTGGAAGATGCCAAAAACCTGTATCTGAAAAAACATTGTCAGGCGCTTCTCGCTTTCGGCGGCGGCTCTTCCATGGACTGTGCCAAAGGAGTCGGTGCCAGACTCGCCCGCCCGAACAAATCACTGGCCAAGATGGAAGGCATCCTTCATGTCATGCACAAGCTGCCCCTGCTGATCGCCGTTCCCACCACTGCCGGAACCGGAAGCGAGACAACCCTTGCCGCCGTCATCACCGATGCCGATACCCATCACAAATACGCGATCAACGATTTCAGCCTGATCCCGCACTACGCCGTTCTGGAGCCTGAAGTCACAGTCGGACTGCCAGCGCAACTCACCGCCACTACCGGTATGGATGCCCTGACACATGCGATTGAAGCATATATCGGCCACTCCACCACGAAGCAGACCCGAAAAGCCGCGATCGAAGCGATCCAGCTGATCTTCCAGTATCTCCCGGTCGCCTATAAAAACGGCAAAAACCGGACGGCAAGAAAAGAAATGCTCCGCGCCTCTTATCTGGCCGGTACTGCATTTACCAAAAGTTATGTCGGATATGTACACGCCGTAGCACACAGTCTGGGCGGTCAGTACGGCATCCCGCATGGACTGGCAAACTCCGTTCTTCTTCCGATCGTTCTCGAAGCGTACGGAAGCGCCGCGCATAAAAAACTGGCTCACCTCGCCCGAATCACCAAACTTTCTTCTTCCCCGGACGATACCACCGCAGCCAATGCTTTTATCGCACATATCCGAAAAATGAACGCTTCCATGAACATACCGACGACCCTCGCCGGTATCCGTGACGAAGATATCCCGAAACTAGCCCGCTATGCCGATAAAGAAGCAAATCCGCTTTATCCAGTTCCGATTCTTTGGGATGACAAACAGCTTGCTTTGATGTATCATCTGGTACAGGAGAATAAAGAAAAGGAGAATAACAGCCATGCAGAAACAGGACATCGAGACTATACTGGCATCTCAGCGTAA
- the queC gene encoding 7-cyano-7-deazaguanine synthase QueC — protein MKALVLFSGGIDSTTALGLAIQKYGKDQVIALSVSYGQKHDKEIKAAIAVAQYYGVEHLFLDLSKIFQYSNCSLLQQSTEDIPEESYAEQISKTNGDKPVSTYVPFRNGLFLSSAASIALSKDCEVIYYGAHADDSAGFAYPDCSPVFNQAMNEAIWEGSGHQLKIEAPFVNVSKAEVVRTGLELGVPYELTWSCYEGGEKPCGKCGTCIDRAAAFQANHMEDPALR, from the coding sequence ATGAAAGCATTAGTTCTTTTTAGCGGAGGAATCGACTCAACAACGGCATTGGGACTGGCAATCCAAAAGTATGGGAAAGACCAGGTGATTGCCCTTTCGGTTTCCTACGGACAAAAACATGATAAAGAAATAAAAGCTGCAATAGCAGTTGCCCAATATTATGGTGTGGAGCATTTGTTCCTGGATTTGAGTAAGATATTTCAATATAGTAACTGTTCACTGCTTCAACAGTCTACGGAAGACATCCCGGAGGAAAGTTACGCAGAACAGATTTCAAAAACCAATGGCGATAAGCCAGTAAGCACATATGTACCGTTCCGAAACGGATTATTTCTTTCTTCTGCGGCAAGTATCGCACTGAGCAAGGACTGCGAAGTAATTTATTATGGAGCTCATGCAGATGATTCTGCAGGCTTTGCGTATCCGGACTGCTCGCCGGTATTCAATCAGGCTATGAATGAAGCAATATGGGAAGGTTCCGGACATCAGCTTAAAATAGAAGCACCTTTTGTTAATGTATCCAAAGCTGAAGTAGTAAGGACTGGATTAGAACTGGGAGTTCCTTACGAGTTGACCTGGTCCTGCTACGAAGGAGGCGAGAAGCCTTGCGGAAAATGCGGAACATGCATTGACCGTGCAGCGGCATTTCAGGCAAACCATATGGAAGATCCGGCATTGAGATAG
- the queE gene encoding putative 7-carboxy-7-deazaguanine synthase QueE produces MKVVEKFTSINGEGTRAGELAVFIRFKGCNLRCSYCDTMWANEPECPYKEETPEEILNYVLGTGIHNVTLTGGEPLLQKDIRDLIHLLLQAGLQVEIETNGAVDLAAFCEERPVFTMDYKLPSSGCEDHMITENMELLEKDDTVKFVSGSQEDLLKALELIRTYDLTNRCHVYLSPVFGSIEPVQIVEFMLKHRLNGVRLQIQMHKVIWDPDERGV; encoded by the coding sequence ATGAAAGTAGTAGAAAAGTTTACCAGTATTAATGGGGAAGGCACGCGTGCAGGAGAACTTGCAGTTTTTATCCGTTTTAAAGGGTGCAACCTGCGATGTAGTTATTGTGATACTATGTGGGCGAATGAACCTGAGTGCCCATATAAAGAAGAAACTCCGGAAGAAATACTAAATTATGTTCTTGGAACAGGAATTCACAATGTGACACTTACAGGCGGAGAACCGCTGTTGCAAAAAGATATCAGGGATCTCATCCATCTTCTTTTACAAGCAGGACTGCAGGTTGAGATTGAGACAAATGGAGCAGTCGATCTGGCTGCATTTTGTGAAGAACGTCCGGTATTTACAATGGACTATAAGTTACCGTCAAGTGGGTGCGAAGACCATATGATAACAGAGAACATGGAACTGCTTGAAAAGGATGATACTGTAAAATTTGTATCCGGCAGTCAGGAAGATTTGCTGAAAGCACTGGAATTGATTCGGACTTATGATCTGACCAACAGATGTCATGTTTATCTTAGCCCTGTTTTTGGCTCAATAGAACCGGTGCAAATAGTAGAATTCATGTTGAAGCATCGGTTGAATGGTGTGCGGTTGCAGATACAGATGCATAAAGTGATCTGGGATCCAGATGAACGGGGAGTATAA
- a CDS encoding aminotransferase class I/II-fold pyridoxal phosphate-dependent enzyme — MDKKKQMHAPVYEALEKLKKRRVVPFDVPGHKRGRGNPELVELLGEKCVSLDVNSMKPLDNLCHPVSVIKEAEELAAEAFRADHAFFMVGGTTSSVQGMVLSCCKAGDKIILPRNVHKSVINALVLCGAIPVYVNPEVDNRLGISLGMEVSEVEKAIVANPDAVAVLVNNPTYYGICSDLRSIVKIAHAHNMLVLVDEAHGTHLYFGENLPVCAMDAGADMASVSMHKSGGSLTQSSLLLTGKNVNWEYVSQIINLTQTTSASYLLMSSLDISRRNLALRGKESFAKVSRMAEYAREEINAIGGFYAYGKDMINGSSVYDFDVTKLSVYTRDIGLAGIEVYDLLRDEYDIQIELGDIANILAYISIGDRIQDIERLVGALSDIQRLYARDPEQMPNTEYINPTVMVSPQTAFYAEKKAVPIRETEGMICGEFAMCYPPGIPILAPGEMITKEIIDYIIYAKEKGCSMQGTQDPAVEYLYVMEAPTGAVRR, encoded by the coding sequence ATGGATAAGAAAAAACAGATGCATGCGCCGGTCTATGAGGCGCTGGAAAAACTGAAGAAACGAAGGGTCGTTCCCTTCGATGTGCCCGGGCATAAGAGAGGGCGGGGGAATCCGGAACTGGTGGAACTTCTGGGTGAAAAATGTGTCAGTCTGGATGTGAATTCCATGAAACCGCTGGACAATCTCTGCCATCCGGTATCGGTGATCAAAGAGGCAGAGGAGCTGGCGGCGGAAGCATTCCGTGCGGACCATGCGTTTTTCATGGTAGGAGGAACTACCTCTTCGGTACAGGGAATGGTACTTTCCTGCTGCAAGGCGGGGGATAAGATCATCCTTCCAAGAAATGTACACAAGAGTGTGATCAATGCCCTGGTATTGTGTGGAGCGATACCGGTTTATGTAAACCCGGAGGTGGATAACCGTCTCGGAATTTCCCTGGGAATGGAAGTGTCCGAAGTGGAAAAAGCGATTGTTGCGAATCCGGATGCGGTAGCGGTGCTGGTGAACAATCCTACTTATTATGGAATCTGTTCGGATCTTCGATCCATTGTAAAGATTGCTCATGCACACAATATGCTGGTTCTGGTGGATGAAGCCCACGGAACCCATCTGTATTTTGGTGAGAACCTTCCGGTCTGTGCCATGGACGCAGGAGCGGATATGGCATCGGTTTCCATGCATAAGTCCGGGGGAAGCTTGACCCAGAGTTCCCTGTTGCTGACGGGAAAAAATGTGAACTGGGAATATGTGAGTCAGATTATCAATCTGACCCAGACCACCAGTGCATCTTACCTTCTGATGTCCAGTCTGGATATTTCCAGAAGAAATCTGGCTCTCAGGGGAAAAGAATCCTTTGCAAAAGTGAGCCGGATGGCAGAGTATGCAAGGGAAGAGATCAATGCCATCGGTGGATTCTATGCGTATGGAAAAGACATGATCAATGGGAGCAGTGTATACGATTTTGATGTGACTAAACTGTCTGTCTATACCAGAGATATCGGTCTTGCGGGTATCGAAGTGTATGATCTTTTGCGGGATGAATATGATATCCAGATTGAACTGGGAGATATTGCCAATATTCTGGCGTATATTTCCATTGGTGACCGGATTCAGGATATTGAACGCCTGGTAGGGGCTCTTTCGGATATCCAGAGGCTGTACGCCAGAGATCCGGAGCAGATGCCGAATACCGAATATATTAACCCGACCGTTATGGTATCTCCGCAGACGGCATTTTATGCGGAGAAAAAGGCAGTGCCAATCCGGGAGACAGAAGGGATGATCTGTGGTGAATTTGCCATGTGTTATCCACCGGGGATTCCGATTCTGGCCCCGGGAGAGATGATCACAAAAGAAATTATTGACTACATTATATATGCGAAAGAAAAGGGCTGTTCCATGCAGGGAACGCAGGATCCGGCGGTGGAATATCTGTATGTGATGGAAGCTCCGACCGGTGCGGTAAGAAGATAA
- a CDS encoding DUF5711 family protein, whose translation MKIVQKIKEWKRNRPKFRWSKKKLVITGVVLVVVAGLAIGGKILVDRWQFKSYKVITRTELEDTTTTAAYAEFGDYMLKYGGDGVTLLNAQGEEVWNAPQTMENPVVAMRGEYCVIYDKKETDIGVYNIDGKVVDIQTKLPVEKVCVNPQGITGVILADGETTWIHVYDKKGNELVTAKTSVDSPGYPVDLSLSDNGQLMAVSYLCVKNNQPASFMAFYNFGNTGQNQMDNQVSGYNYVGTLIPQVDYLSDAQALAFSDDGFLTYSGKQIPEESNQITLDDDILSVFHDDQYVGLAYKSGKEKQPYEIALYTTGGREKATFTVDFAFDHVAISKDQIFVYNEKEVGIYTVKGYCRYRGTIKEGNVENIFRLSGNRYMVVLDSGTETIRLQ comes from the coding sequence ATGAAGATTGTGCAGAAGATAAAAGAATGGAAGCGGAATCGACCCAAATTCCGGTGGAGCAAAAAGAAACTTGTGATTACAGGCGTGGTGCTCGTGGTAGTTGCCGGCCTTGCGATCGGCGGCAAGATCCTGGTGGACCGGTGGCAGTTTAAAAGCTATAAGGTGATCACACGGACGGAGCTGGAAGATACAACAACGACAGCTGCGTATGCGGAATTTGGCGATTATATGTTAAAATACGGCGGTGACGGCGTGACACTTCTGAATGCGCAGGGAGAAGAAGTGTGGAATGCACCGCAGACTATGGAAAATCCGGTAGTAGCCATGCGTGGCGAATACTGCGTGATCTATGACAAAAAAGAAACCGATATCGGAGTTTATAATATCGACGGAAAAGTTGTGGACATTCAGACAAAACTTCCGGTAGAGAAGGTCTGCGTCAATCCGCAGGGAATCACAGGTGTGATTCTTGCGGACGGGGAGACGACATGGATCCATGTCTATGACAAAAAGGGAAACGAACTGGTGACTGCGAAAACCAGTGTGGACAGCCCGGGATATCCGGTAGATCTTTCCCTCTCAGACAACGGACAGCTGATGGCGGTGTCCTATCTGTGCGTGAAAAATAACCAGCCGGCAAGTTTCATGGCATTTTACAACTTTGGAAATACCGGACAAAACCAGATGGACAATCAGGTCAGTGGTTATAATTATGTGGGAACCCTGATTCCACAGGTAGACTATCTGAGTGACGCACAGGCGCTGGCATTTTCGGATGATGGTTTTCTGACGTACAGCGGAAAACAGATTCCGGAAGAGAGCAATCAGATCACTCTGGATGATGATATCCTGAGTGTTTTCCATGATGACCAGTATGTCGGGCTTGCCTATAAGAGCGGAAAAGAAAAGCAGCCGTATGAAATCGCCCTGTATACGACAGGCGGAAGAGAAAAGGCAACGTTTACCGTGGATTTCGCTTTTGATCATGTGGCGATCAGCAAAGATCAGATTTTTGTATACAATGAAAAAGAAGTGGGAATCTATACCGTAAAAGGATATTGCAGATATCGGGGAACGATAAAAGAGGGCAATGTGGAAAATATCTTCCGGCTCTCCGGCAACCGCTATATGGTGGTTCTGGACAGCGGAACGGAAACCATTCGATTACAATAG
- a CDS encoding 6-pyruvoyl trahydropterin synthase family protein has product MYYLQTKASFDAAHFLWKYEGKCRNIHGHRWNVVAKIKSQELEQEGQTRGMVVDFGNLKKDLKVLCDYFDHSLIYETGSLKAETVAALQNEDFHLEEVSFRPTAENFAYYFYKELTDLGYGVHYVEVYETPNNCAVYEEE; this is encoded by the coding sequence ATGTATTATTTACAAACAAAAGCCAGCTTTGATGCAGCACATTTTCTTTGGAAATACGAGGGAAAATGTAGAAACATCCACGGACATCGTTGGAATGTTGTTGCAAAAATCAAGAGTCAGGAGTTAGAACAAGAAGGACAGACACGAGGAATGGTAGTGGATTTTGGTAATCTGAAAAAAGACCTGAAGGTACTTTGTGATTACTTTGACCATAGCCTGATCTACGAGACGGGATCTCTGAAAGCAGAGACCGTAGCTGCACTTCAGAATGAAGATTTTCATTTGGAGGAAGTTTCATTTCGTCCTACAGCAGAAAATTTCGCATATTATTTCTACAAAGAATTAACAGATTTAGGGTATGGAGTTCATTATGTGGAAGTATATGAGACACCTAATAATTGTGCAGTCTATGAGGAAGAGTAG